Part of the Halalkalibacter krulwichiae genome is shown below.
TATGCCTACTGGTGGCGCATCAGCAAGTGAAGGAACAAACCCAGAACAACTTTTTGCTGCAGGATATGCTGCTTGTTTTGATGGAGCGTTAAATTTAGTTGCTTCAAAAGAAAAGAAAGAGGTTGAATCTGAGATTAATGCGCAAGTAAGCCTAATGAAAGACCCAAGTGACAATGGGTATAAAATCGGAGTTGTGCTCGAAGTCACTTTAAATGGTGTATCACAGAACGAAGCAGAAAAGCTTGTTGAAAAGGCTCATGAAGTTTGTCCTTACTCAAAGGCAACAAGAGGGAACATTGAAGTTAAACTTCATACTAAAGTAAAGTAGTAAAAAGAAACCTCCCTATCAATTGGGAGGTTTCTTTTGTGATGATTTTATTAAAAATTCAAAATTTAAATGTGGCTAAAATATTAAAGATGTATTTTAAATATTGCTTTAATGTTTCTCTAGGAATATCATAAAGATGTATTTAAAATACTTGTTTTGGGGGAATGAACATGTTATCTAATAAAACAATTGAAATTGTTAAAGCAACTGCACCTGTGCTTGAAGTTAAAGGAAAAGAAATTACGACAAATTTTTATAAATCAATGTTTGCAGCTCATCCTGAGTTGTTAAATGTTTTTAACCATGCTAACCAACAAAAAGGAAGGCAGCAAACAGCCCTTGCCAACACTGTAACTGCAGCAGCTCATTATATTGACCGTCTAGAAGTACTAGTTCCTGTCGTTAAGCAAATTGCTCATAAACACAGAAGCTTAGCTGTTAAAGCAGAACATTATCCTATTGTTGGCGAATTTCTATTAAAAGCAATTAAAGAAGTGTTAGGAGATGCTGCAACAGAAGAAATTCTAGAGGCTTGGGGCGAAGCATATCATGAAATCGCTGCAATATTCATTCAAGTTGAAAAAGAAATGTATGAAGAAGCTGAAAGACAAGAAAATGGATGGAAGGATTTTAAGACATTCAAAATTGTAAAGAAGGCAAAAGAAAGTGGCAACATTACGTCATTTTATTTAGCTCCAGTGGATGGCAAGAAGCTGCCAAGTTTCAAGCCAGGGCAATATATTACTGTTAGGGTTAAGATCAATGGAGAAGAATTTTTACAAAATCGACAGTATAGTTTATCAGATGTTCCAAATGATGAAGCGTTTCGAATTTCAGTTAAACGTGAGGATGAACAAACGCCTGCAGGAAAAGTCTCAAATTTCTTACATGAAGCGCCTAACGGCTTAGAAGTAGAAGTAAGCCCACCAGCAGGAGACTTTATATTAGAAGAAGACGAAAAGCCAGTTTATTTCCTAGCAGGAGGCGTTGGTATTACGCCGCTATTAAGTATGTTGAAAACGTCTGTCACAAGTCAACCTAATAGAAAAGTAACCTTTATCCATGCTGCGAGAAATAGTGATGTACTGGCATTTGAAGTTGAGGTAAAAGAGGCAATCAAGGTAACCAAAGAAGGAAAAAGTTATTTGTGTTACTCAAACCCAACAAATAAGGATCTAAAACTTAGAAACTTTGATCATGAAGGATATGTCGATCGAGCATTTTTAGAAGAAATAGTGGAGGAAAAAGACGCTCATTTTTATGTGTGTGGACCAGTACCGTTCTTGCAAACAGTTGTTAATGAATTAAAACAACTAGAAGTAAAAGAGGAGAATATTCATTATGAGTTCTTTGGTCCAGCAATGAAGTTAGAAGAAGCTACAACTGTATAAGTATAGAAAGATGTGCTTGGTTCAGGTAGAACCAAGCCTTTTTTATCAAGATTAATTTCCGCGTATATACACTAAAGGACAAGCGACTAATTAAGCGAATTAACAAATAGAGTAGAACTTACTTTTCTCCATGCGATCATCAAGGATAACCACTACTCTCCTCTCCTAATTCCATATTATTCCTATTTTGTTTAGCCTACAATCCTAATAGTACACAAGTTAAAGAACTAGATTGTTGAAATTTAGATAAATTAATTTATTTATGTATAAAAGCTTAACTAGTGGAAAAAATAGGAGGTAGCCAACCTGGGTAGGTTTTCCTAATTTGGTTAAGTGAAGAAAATACCTAGGGACGACTATGAAAATGAGATGGAGGTCGGATGGAGATGAGGAAAGTTCTATCCAGTATTTTAAGCGCAGTCCTTGTTTTAAGTTTAGCGGCACCTATGGCTAGCGCAGCAGAACCAAAAGCTAAATTAGCAGAAAAGGCATCTTCAGCTATTGTAATTGAACGAGATACTGGGGAAGTTATTTTTGATAAGAACAGTCAAGAAAAGCTCCCACCTGCAAGTATGACTAAAATTATGACAATGCTTTTAATAATGGAAGCTATTGATGAGGGAAAACTTGCTTATGATGATGTTGTTCGGACAAGTGAATATGCAGCTTCAATGGGAGGTTCACAAATCTTTCTAGAGCCCGGTGAAGAAATGTCAGTAAGTGATATGTTAAAAGCAATTGCTGTAGCTTCAGCTAACGATGCATCTGTAGCGATGGCTGAACATCTTGCTGGTACTGAAGATGAGTTCGTCGCAATGATGAACGCGAAGGCAAAAGAACTTGGGCTTGAAAATACAAATTTTCTAAATACGAATGGTTTACCAGCGGAAAACCATTATACGACAGCTTATGATCTTGCTATGATTTCAAAAGAGCTATTAAAGTATGATGATATTACTAAGTTCACTGGAATTTATGAGGATTATCTAAGAGCTGATACGGATGATAAATTTTGGCTTGTTAACACAAATAAGTTAGTGAAATTCTATCCTGGTGTAGACGGATTAAAGACCGGATATACAAGGGAAGCGATGTATTGTCTAACAGCAACAGCGGAGAAGAATGGTATGCGTGTCATTACCGTCATTATGGGAGCTCCATCGCCAAAGGAACGAAATGCACAAATTACGTCAATGCTTGATTATGCCTTTAGTCAATATCAAACACATAATCTTTACGACCGTCAGCACATTTTAGCAGATGTTGAAGTAAGTAAAGGTGATAAAGATACTGTTCCTGTCGTTACTTCTGAATCAGTTTCAATTTTAACTAAAAAAGGTGTCAAAATTGACGATGTCGTAGAGCGTTTAGAAATTGATGCAAATCTACAAGCGCCTATTAAACAAGGAGATGTAGTTGGAACGTTATTCATTGAACGTGAAAATGAAGTTCTTAGCGAAACACCGCTAGTAGCTGGCGACGATGTGTATGAAGCATCATGGTGGAAATTGTTCAAGCGCGTTTTCGCTAAATTTGGAGCAGCATAAGGCTGTTTTTGACAACTTTCTTCGAATGAAGACTAGTTTTGTCAGCTGGCAGGAAGTAGGAAGGGCGAAGGCGAAATTCTCTCTAGCAAATAAAGCACCATTTGATAACTCATATAGGTGAGCTAACTAGAGGGAGTGATAATAAAATGAGTTTACGAATTGATCTAGAACAAAAAGGCGGTGTCTTACTCGTCCGCCTTGAAGGTGAGTTAGACCACCACACAGCAGAAGAACTTAGAGGACAGGTTGAGCAAAAGCTAGCCGACGGGCAAGTAAAGCATATTGTCTTAAATCTTGAATTGTTAACATTTATGGATAGTTCAGGTTTAGGTGTCATTCTTGGCAGATATAAACAAGTGAAAGCGAATGACGGTGAAATGGTCGTTTGTGCTATTTCATCATCAGTGAAGCGATTATTTGAAATGTCTGGCTTGTTTAAGATTATTCGTCTTGAAGAAAGCGAACAATTTGCTTTACAAACTTTGGGGGTGGCTTAAACGATGCAAAATGTGATGGATTTGAAGTTTTCTGCTCAGAGCCAAAACGAGTCGTTTGCACGAGTTACGGTAGGTGCATTTATTGCTCAGCTTGACCCAACTATGGATGAGATGACAGAAATTAAAACAGTCGTTTCGGAGGCTGTAACTAATGCAATTATTCATGGGTATCATAATCAACCCGATGGGATGGTTTATATTCATTGTAAGTTAGACAATGGCACAATTGAATTAACCATTCGTGATGAGGGTTTAGGTATTCAAGATATTGAGGAAGCGCGTCAACCATTATTTACAACGAAGCCAGAACTTGAACGATCAGGGATGGGCTTTACGATAATGGAGAATTTCATGGATGAGCTTCAAGTTGTCTCTGAACCGATGATTGGTACAACAGTCTTTGTAAAAAAAACACTTACAAATAGCAAAGCTATGTGTAATTAAGGAGTTTTGCCTATGGATGTCGAGGTAAAACAACAACAGAAGAAGAAAGCTCATTTCACTGACGCAGAAGTAAAAGAGCTGATTGCAAGAAGTCAAAACGGAGATCAAGATGCACGAGACATGATTGTTAATCGTAATACGAGACTCGTTTGGTCAGTCGTTCAGCGTTTTATGAATCGTGGGTATGAAGCTGATGATTTATTTCAAATTGGATGTATAGGGTTAATTAAATCCGTTGATAAATTTGATTTATCTTATGATGTTAAGTTCTCGACATATGCTGTACCTATGATCATTGGAGAAATTCAACGCTTTCTCCGTGATGATGGAACAGTTAAAGTCAGTCGCTCAATAAAAGAGTTAGGCAATAAAATACGGAAGATGAAAGATGAGATGACTAAGTCTCTTGGGCGAACGCCTACGGTTAATGAAATTGCAGAGCAATTGGAAATTACGCCGGAGGAAGTGGTGTTTGCTGGAGAAGCTAGTCGATCTCTTTCTTCCATTCATGAAACAGTCTATGAAAATGACGGAGATCCAATCACTTTACTAGATCAGATTGCTGATCAATCAGAAACGAAGTGGTTTGATAAAATTGCTCTCAAGGAAGCGATTCGAGATCTGGATGAACGAGAGAGACTAATTGTATATCTCCGTTATTATAAAGATCAAACGCAATCAGAGGTGGCAGCAAGGCTTGGGATTTCTCAAGTGCAAGTTTCTAGGCTTGAAAAGAAAATATTAGAACAAATGAAGATAGAAATGGGAGATGCCTAAGTATTTCTCTTATCTTAATCATTTTAATAAAGGCCATACAGAAGGTTAATCCTTTCTGCATGGCCTCTTATTACTATAGTTATACATGATTGAAAGGCTCAGACTCTCCTGATCATTGTGAATAGTCAGTCCTACTAAAGTCAGATAAATAAACCTTCAAGCTTCGTTTTGTAATCACCTGATACAATTCCTCTTTCTGTAATAATCCCAGTAATGAGTTCAGCTGGTGTGACATCAAAGGCAGGATTAAACACTTTCATATCAGCAGTTGTAACAAGCTGTCCATTTAACTTACGAATTTCATCGGCATGCCGTTCCTCAATCTCAATGTCTTCACCAGAAGAGGTGGCTAAATCAATAGTAGAGAGAGGGGCAGCCACATAAAATGGAATTTGTAACGCTTTTGCTAGCAATGCTAACCCATATGTTCCAATTTTATTTGCGGTATCTCCGTTTGCTGCGATCCGATCGGCACCAACGATTATAGCATTTATACCTTTCGTTTTTATTGTATGAGCAACCATGTTGTCTGTAATTAACGTAACATCTATACCGAGTTGTTGTAATTCCCAAGCAGTTAAGCGAGCGCCTTGTAAAACAGGGCGTGTTTCCGATGCAAAAGCTTTTAAATGGATCCCACGCTCTTTGGCAATATAAAAAGGTGCTAAAGCAGTTCCATACCGAGCGGTTGCGATCCCGCCTGCATTACAATGGGTCAGTAACGTATCCCCATCTTGAAATAAATTAATGGCATGTTCGCCAATGGAGCGACAGACATCTTCATCTTCTTTGGCGATTACGTTCGCTTTGTCTAGTATAGCCTCTTTCGCCTTTTTAATAGTAGAAACTCGTTCAACAACTGATAATATACGTTTGATTGCCCAAAATAAGTTCACGGCAGTAGGTCGAGATGTTTCCAAATATGCAGCCTGCTTCTTTAGGTCTTCACAAAATTCGTTGAAATGATCATGTTGACTTTGTTGAGCCCACAAAGCTAGACCGTATGCGGCTGTTATTCCAATGGCTGGAGCGCCTCTAACTTTTAGTTCAAAGATGGCTTCCCATACATCTTCAATTGCTGTAAGCGTAATAAATTCTGTTTGGCTTGGTAACAACCTTTGATCAAGTAATGTAATATGATCGTTGCTCCATTCAACAGATCGGATCGGTGTATTAAGCATATTTAGTCACTACCTTTACTAAGTGTTCGATTGATGAAATATCTTTTCTATTTAAAATGATTTCTTTTCCAAGGCTAAGTGCTCTCTGTTTAACCTGATTTCGTACTTTTAGGTCGATAATCGCCTCAACGTCTTCGACTCCAGCTAGGCCAATCATTCTGCGAATCACCTTACAACCAGCAAAACCAATCATGTCCTTGAATATTTGATCCAATGTTTGTCCTAGGTAACCGTTCGTATTCATAAAAGCATCTTGCGGATGTTTATTCCAAAGAACCGTAAATTCTTCTTCGAACACATTCCAGGTTTCTGTAATAACTGTAAGTAAATATTTTTGGAATTCTGCTTTTTTATCAGGATGATCAGCTAAATGTACATCTTGAGATAAGTAGTTAAGGATAATATTAGCGACGAAAGCTCCTATATCAAAACCGATTGGCCCGTAATAAGCAAATTCTGGATCAATGACAACAGTTTCATCATCATTGGCAAAGATACTTCCTGTATGTAAATCGCCATGTAAAAGTGTTTCAGCTTTTGTTAGAAATGTTTGTTTCAGCTGTGCTACTTCGAGTTTTAAAGATTGATCGGCCCAAATGGTTTCTGCAACAAATGGTTTAAGTTGTTCATCAATATTATTTGTATCATGATCAAAGAATGGATCTGTAAACACGAGGTCTTCTGTAATTTTGCAAAGCTCAGGGTTGATAAATCGACCACTTTGTATTTTTTTCTCTTGTTGGTTTAAACCAAAATCAGAATTATAGAAAAGAGTATGGGCTAAAAACAATCCAATGTCTTTTGCTAATTTAGGATACTGGACTGCTTCGATCAATCCTTTTCTGACAATCGTCAGATGGGAAAGGTCATCCATTACTGTGACAGCTAATTCAGAATCACTGTAATAAACTTTAGGTGTGTAATTAGGAACAAGTTGATAAGTCCGTTTTAAAGATTCGCTTTCAATTCGTGAGCGGTCAAGGGTGAGTGGCCAACTTGTTCCAACTACCTTTGCATATGGCAAGGCTTGTTTAATAATGATCGATTTCCCAGTTAATTCTTCTTGAATACGGAAAACTAAATTTAAGTTGCCGTCACCGATCTCATGTGCGAAGAGGAGATCATCTTCGTTAAAAAGTTGTAAATCTTTGCTAAGTTTAATAGCTGTATCAGTAGTTAAAGGTTCGTAAGTTGTGTCTTTAAGAGTTGTCATTGATATCCCTCCATGTTTGTTCCCTGTTATAAAAATAAAAAAATCCTCTTGAATATAGATCAAGAGGATTGAAACAATGCGTTGTTCGTTCCTCTTATCTGTCAGAATTCATTCATTCTGTTGGAAGTAGCACCATTGCTTTTAATAAAGCCGGTTGCCGGGCGTCATCGGTCCAATTCCCTCAGCCTTCTCGTGATAAGAGTTATCAAGTTTAAAGTTGTTTGAAATTATCTTACACAGGGATATCTTACTATGTCAACTGATTTTTTAGAAAATTACGTGTTTGTTTAGCTTGATAAAATGTTTATTTTGATATACTACTAGAGATAGGCAAAAAAGATTGACGCATTAAAAAAATGCTGTCATAATTCAAAACTATCTAAATTGCAAAACTCTTCTAAAAAAGTATTGTATGTGTAATGATGGAGGTAGAGTGTAGTGAGTGAAGTTCAAGCAACATATCTTCTTGAGGCAGAACAAGCCAACTTAAATAAAAAAGCTGAAGCAATTGCATTGGGATTAACAGTAGGTTCGTGGACTAACCTTCCTGCTGTTGAACAAGAACAACTGGCAAAACATAAGGGAAGGGTTGTTGAAGCTAAGATGATTGCAGAGGGTAAAGCAATCATAACAGTTGGCTATCCAAGTGCTAATTTCTCAAATGATCTTCCCGCTGTTTTAACAACGACTTTTGGGAAGTTTTCACTTGACGGGAAAGTTAAATTATTAGATTTAACGTTTAGCGATGATATAAAACATGGATATCCCGGACCAAAATTTGGATTGGAAGGAATACGGCAATTAACAAATACATATGATCGTCCTTTATTAATGAGTATTTTTAAAGGAGTTATCGGACGCGATCTCCATTCTTTAAAAGAACAGATGAAAGCCCAAGCGTTGGGTGGAATTGATATTGTTAAAGACGATGAAATTTTGTTTGAAAATGATCTAACACCACTTGAAAAACGCATTCCAGTTTGTCAAGAGGCGTTACGAGAAAGCTATGAAATCACTGGAAAGAGAACCCTTCATGCTGTTAACCTCACTGGGAAGACGATGGAATTAAAAGAAAATGCATATAAAGCGGTGGAGTTGGGAGCGGATCTGCTTTTATTTAATACATTTGCGTATGGGCTAGATGTAATGCAGGCTCTCGCTGAAGATCCAAACATTCCTCTTCCGATAATGGCTCATCCGGCGTTTTCAGGAACGATGATTTCTTCACCGGACTATGGTTTAGCTCCCGGACTTCTTCTAGGTAAGTTAGCACGTATGGCTGGAGCGGATTTAGTGTTGTTCCCTTCTCCATACGGTTCGGTAGCAATGGCTAAAGAGGAGACTCAAGCGATTGCCAAACATTTGACTGAAGATGACCAGTTTAAGAAAGCTTTTCCGGTTCCTTCAGCAGGTATACACCCAGGTTTGACTCCGAAGTTAATAGCTGATTTTGGTGTTGATAGTATTATTAATGCTGGTGGAGGAATACACGGCCATCCAGGAGGGGCAGCTGCTGGTGGAAGAGCTTTTGTTCAGGCTATTGATGCGGTTTTAGCGAATCAACCTTTACATGATGCCGCTAAAGATTACGAAGAGCTCGCCAAAGCCCTTGAGTTGTGGGGTGGAGAATGAGTACGAATCCAATTATTTTCTGTGATTTTGATGGCACGATTACGAACAATGACAATATTATTGCGATCATGAAAAAGTTTGCGCCATCTGGATGGGAAAACATAAAGGACGATATTTTAGCACAACGTATTTCGGTAAGAGAAGGGGTCGGTAAACTATTTGGACTCCTCCCTTCCTCACTTAAAGAAGAGATGACTGAATATATTCTAAATGATGCAGAAATTAGAGAGGGATTTGGGGCATTTGTTGAATATGTCAAACAACATCAAATTGACCTAGTCGTTGTTAGTGGAGGCATGGATTTCTTTGTTCAACCATTATTAAAGCAGTATGATCTGCCCATTTATTGCAATGAGGCAAAATTTGATGAGGAGACAATGCGAGTTGAATGGCCCCATCTATGTGACGAAAAGTGTAACAATGAATGTGGGTGCTGTAAGCCTTCCATTTTAAGAAAAATTAGTCAAAATCGTTTTAAAATTGTCATTGGAGATTCTATTACGGATCTTAAGGTCGCACAGCAAGCTGACTTCGTAATTGCAAGAGACTTTTTGCTAGAAAAGTGTCAACAATTACAGCTTCGCCATGCTTCCTTTGAGACATTTCATGATGTCATTCAGACATTGAGAGAACTTGAGGTGAAGAGATGAATTCACAATGGAATGAATTAGCTGCTATTAAGCGAGAGCTTGCAGCAAGAGATTGGTTTCCGGGAACGAGCGGAAATTTATCTATAAAGGTTAGTGAGGATCCCTTAACATGCTTGGTAACAGTCAGTGGCAAAGATAAATACAAAGAAACTGAATCAGACTTTGTCCTAGTAGATGAAGATGGAAGGCCGCTTACAGATCAAGGGAAACCATCCGCTGAAACCGTTATTCATCTAGAAGTATATAAAAAAACTGACGCAGGTTGCAGTTTACACGTACATACATTAGATAATAACGTCATTTCAGAGCTCTATGGTGAAAAAGGTTCAATTACGTTTCGAAATGTTGAACTTATTAAAGCTTTAGATATTTGGGAAGAAGATGGTGAATTTACGATTCCGATCGTTGAAAATTGGGCAGATCTCCCTAAGCTCGGGAAAGCAATTAGTGAAAAGATTAAACCGGATACAAAAGCAGTTCTGATCCGTAATCATGGAATTACCGTTTGGGGAAGAAATGCATTTGAAGCAAAAAGACATCTTGAAGCATGTGAATTTTTATTTTCATATCAATTAAAATTATTGCATGCAAAAGCTGCAAATCTGAAGGAGGTTTTATAACGTGGCAGTTATTAAAGTGAGAAACAGTGGGGAAGTAATTGAAGGGGTAGACAAAGTACATGAATTTTTAGAAGCGCAAGGTGTCTTCTTTGAACGCTGGGACATCGGGAAATTACCAGAGCATTTAGTAGAGAAGTTTGATTTAACAGATGAGGACAAAGCAAACATTTTAAACGTTTATGATGAGGATATTCGTTCATTAGCAGAGCGTAGAGGATATGTGAATTGGGATGTCATTGCATTATCAGATCAAACACCAAATATTGAAGAATTATTAAAAAAGTTTGAGCAAGTGCATACACATACAGATGATGAAGTTCGTATCATTACAGCTGGTCATGGAATTTTCATTGTAAAAGGTGATGAGAAAACAGGATATTTTAACATTGAACTTGAAGCTGGTGACGTGATTTCCGTTCCAGAGAATACTCCACACTTCTTCACGTTAATGGATGATCGTCAAGTTGTTGCTGTTCGTCTATTTATTGATACGGATGGCTGGGTGGCGCATCCATATGAAGAGAAAGAGCATCAAATTTAAAGACTCCTATATGTTTAAAGAACGAGGCTAGGACATAACTAAAGTGTTTTATTGAAAATACGAATGATGATAACGTTAGCGAAGTATAATTTCCGGAGCGGATGCTACACTATTACGTTTGAATTTTTCGTTAATAAAACTCTCTTGTCCCGGCTTCGTTTTTTATTTGGATATATATGGGCTAAGGCTGAAACGATTTGACACCTTCTTACGTTTTATCCATGCATAATTTAGTAGATAGTTACCAATACTAGTTAAAGTTTGGAAAAATGTGAGCAAAGTAGGTGTCATGATGTGCGGGTTTGTTGCAGGAATATTTACTAATGCAAAAAAACACTATGATGATAGATTAAAAGCTATTAATGATTTAATTACCCATAGGGGACCTGACCAAGAAGGCTATATGAGAGGAGAGCATGTCGAGTTAGCGTTTAGTCGATTGAGTATTATTGATTTAGAGGGTGGATATCAACCGCTTTCCTATGAGAATGGCCGGTATTGGATTGTGTTTAATGGTGAGATCTATAATTATTTAGAGTTGAAAGCTGAGCTTCAGGAAAAAGGGAAAACTTTTGTAACCAATTCAGATACGGAAGTCATTCTTGCTCTTTATAGTCAGATTGGTGGAGAAATGGTGACTCGTTTAAGAGGGATGTTTGCATTTGTTATTTGGGACAACTTAAAAAAAGAAGCGTTCGCAGCAAGAGACCGATTTGGAATAAAGCCACTTTATTATTTAGAGAATGATGATGAAGTGTGGTTTGCATCAGAGAAGAAGAGCTTATTGAAAGAGGAGGAGAATGTGAATCAGCAAGCACTACAACATTATCTGTCCTTTCAATATGTTCCCGAACCTTTAACGATGACTGAGTCAATTTTCAGAGTTGAACCAGGAAGCTATGTTGTAAAGAAGGTAGGAGCGAAAGCGTGCATAACTCACTATTTTAAACCGGAGTTTAAACCGATTAATCAAACGGAAGATTATTGGAAAATGAATATTCGTGAGACGATGTATGAATCGGTTGATAAGCATATGAGAAGCGATGTTCCCGTAGGGGCATTTTTATCTGGAGGAATTGATTCAACCATTATTGCTGCTATAGCCAAGGAAATAAATCCAGCCATTAAGACATACTCTGTTGGGTTTCAGCAAGAAGGGTTTAGTGAAATTACAATAGCGAAAGAGAGTGCAACGAAATTAAATATTGAAAATCATAGTAAGATCATTACCGCTGAAGAATACCGAGATGAATTGCCAAAAATAATGTGGCATATGGATGATCCACTTGCGGATCCAGCATGTGTTCCGCTTTATTTTGTTGCGCGTGAAGCAAGAAAGCATGTGAAAGTTGTCTTATCAGGAGAAGGAGCTGATGAGCTGTTTGGTGGTTACAACATTTATAGAGAACCTCAAAGTTTAGCTTGTTTTCAATATGTTCCTGATTTACTTAAAACACTTTTAAATCGTTTAGCGCAAATCTTGCCAGAAGGGGTTAAGGGCAAGAGTTTTTTAGAGCGTGGGACAACGCCGCTTGAGTCAAGGTATATCGGAAATGCGAAAATGTTTAATGAAGAAGAGAAGAAGAAATTAGTCAAAAAGTACAACCCTGAATACACAAATGATTTAATTACGAATCCAATTTATCAAATGTCAGTGAATCAACACGCTGTAAATAGAATGCAACATCTAGATATGTACACATGGCTACGTGGAGATATTTTGGTAAAAGCGGATAAAATGACGATGGCACACTCGTTAGAACTTAGAGTTCCTTTCTTAGATAATGAAGTATTTAGTCTCGCTACAAAAATTCCAGTTGAGAGGAAGATAGCGCAGCAGACGACCAAATACATTCTTAGAAAAGCATTTGAAGGAATTGTCCCAGAACATGTATATATGCGAAAAAAGCTAGGGTTTCCTGTCCCCATTAGGCATTGGTTAAAGAGTGAATTATATGAGTGGGCAGTTACTGTTATTTATGAAAGTGCAACAGATGAATATATTGATAAGGGATATATTAGAAAATTACTCGAGGAACATTGTCAAAATAAGATGGACCATAGCAGGAAAATTTGGACTGTTTTGTCCTTTATGGTTTGGCATCAAGTTTATATTGAGAAAAAATATGATACGAGCCGTTGGCATACGAGACGAAGAAGATCAGAAGAACAAGTAATAGAAACAGAAGTGATGTAAAGGGAGACTGTCTAAGGTCAAATGACATTTAGACAGTCTCTTTTCCTTTTTCTAAGGAATAAGGAAGGATTGTTCAGTCATACTAACAATAAACCAGTTTAAGCGAGAGGATGTTGGAGTTTGGTTAAAAGGGGGCAGCATTGGTGAATACAGATGAACAAAAACAGTACCAAAAAAATATAAAGCTATATCAGCCAAAAAGCCACTTTTTAAGGAATGGATTGAAAGCATTTATAGTTGGTGGTTTAATTTGCACGCTCGGTCATGGTATTAGTCAAATCTACATGCATTTTCTTCCTATCACGCAAGAAGAAGCAATGAGTCCTACATTAGCGACATTAATATTGTTAGCAGCACTTGCAACGGGTTTTGGCGTATATGATAAGCTCGGACAATTTGCAGGCGCTGGTTCTCTTGTCCCTGTTACGGGGTTTTCTAATGCGATGACAAGTGCTGCATTAGAGCATAAAAGTGAAGGACTTGTTTTTGGTATTGGAGCAAATATGTTTAAGCTGACTGGCGCGGTCATTGCTTTTGGCGTACTTTCTGCTTATTTGGTTAGTTTAACGCGGTTGCTTGT
Proteins encoded:
- the spoVAC gene encoding stage V sporulation protein AC, whose protein sequence is MNTDEQKQYQKNIKLYQPKSHFLRNGLKAFIVGGLICTLGHGISQIYMHFLPITQEEAMSPTLATLILLAALATGFGVYDKLGQFAGAGSLVPVTGFSNAMTSAALEHKSEGLVFGIGANMFKLTGAVIAFGVLSAYLVSLTRLLVEMLINS